Proteins from one Chloroflexota bacterium genomic window:
- a CDS encoding sugar ABC transporter permease, producing MEQPGLWGRVQRRFEGSANSVFIWPAILMVLFLSIFPLIISLYLAFSRLKFVPGGFEIKFVGLANFRKLLVGTEKNHFLGKTSHPSLLGWLLFVLFVGLLLLFLLRYIRGSEFSIGGLIFRGVIVAVLTLFAWLVIQTLSPGGRPGTMVITWVYVFVGIAIQYTLGLGLALLVTQPLPGRRFFRVVFLLPMMITPVGVAYMFRMMTDTDKGPLQPIWQAMGLGLYSWVTDPWGARSAVMIGDIWQWTPFMFIVLLAALEAQSIEQREAALVDGANRWQILRNITMPQIFPVSLTLVLIRMIEAFKIVDLPNVLTNGGPGTATESLTLHSWISWRTLDIGGSAAIAYSLLLVVTFFGIAYVNILRTRVAE from the coding sequence ATGGAACAACCTGGATTATGGGGGCGGGTTCAGAGGCGATTCGAGGGGTCTGCCAACAGTGTTTTCATCTGGCCAGCCATTCTGATGGTTCTGTTCTTGTCCATCTTTCCTCTGATCATCTCTCTTTACCTGGCCTTCTCACGCCTGAAGTTTGTGCCCGGTGGCTTCGAAATCAAATTCGTTGGTCTGGCCAATTTCCGAAAGCTCCTGGTTGGCACCGAAAAAAACCATTTCCTGGGCAAGACCAGCCATCCATCCCTGCTGGGTTGGCTGTTGTTCGTACTCTTCGTGGGCTTGCTTTTATTATTCCTCCTCCGGTATATCAGGGGAAGTGAGTTTTCTATCGGGGGGCTGATCTTCCGTGGGGTGATTGTCGCCGTCCTGACCCTCTTTGCCTGGCTGGTGATTCAGACACTTTCGCCTGGGGGCCGTCCAGGAACCATGGTGATTACCTGGGTGTATGTCTTCGTCGGGATTGCGATCCAGTATACGCTGGGCTTGGGGTTGGCCCTGCTGGTCACCCAGCCGTTGCCGGGCAGGCGTTTCTTTCGGGTTGTGTTCCTATTGCCGATGATGATCACACCGGTCGGTGTGGCCTATATGTTTCGCATGATGACCGATACCGACAAAGGTCCCTTGCAACCGATTTGGCAGGCAATGGGGCTTGGGCTTTATTCCTGGGTGACTGATCCCTGGGGCGCGCGCAGTGCCGTCATGATCGGTGATATCTGGCAATGGACGCCCTTCATGTTCATCGTGTTGCTGGCTGCGCTCGAAGCCCAATCGATCGAGCAGCGGGAGGCCGCTCTGGTCGACGGCGCCAATCGCTGGCAAATCCTGCGCAACATCACCATGCCCCAGATCTTTCCCGTGAGCCTTACATTAGTGTTGATCCGCATGATCGAAGCCTTCAAGATCGTCGATCTTCCCAATGTTTTGACCAATGGAGGACCGGGCACTGCTACCGAGTCGTTGACCTTGCATTCGTGGATTTCGTGGCGAACCCTGGATATCGGCGGTTCGGCGGCCATTGCTTATTCCTTGCTTCTGGTGGTCACCTTCTTTGGCATCGCCTATGTCAATATCCTGCGCACCCGGGTCGCGGAGTGA